A single region of the Salarchaeum japonicum genome encodes:
- the gatC gene encoding Asp-tRNA(Asn)/Glu-tRNA(Gln) amidotransferase subunit GatC → MSEPAVDAEEVRHVADLARVTLSEDEVDAFAEQFSEVLGYFEALEDVPEVESEPELVNVMREDEVEESLSQEAALANADESEDGFFKGPRVS, encoded by the coding sequence ATGAGCGAACCCGCCGTCGACGCGGAGGAAGTCCGGCACGTCGCGGACCTCGCGCGCGTCACCCTCTCCGAGGACGAGGTGGACGCGTTCGCCGAGCAGTTCTCCGAGGTTCTCGGCTACTTCGAGGCCCTCGAAGACGTGCCCGAGGTCGAGTCCGAACCCGAACTCGTGAACGTGATGCGCGAAGACGAAGTCGAGGAGTCGCTCTCCCAGGAGGCGGCGCTCGCGAACGCCGACGAGAGCGAGGACGGCTTCTTCAAGGGGCCGCGGGTGTCGTAG
- the gatA gene encoding Asp-tRNA(Asn)/Glu-tRNA(Gln) amidotransferase subunit GatA: MSHNAFITETDIAGDESGVLDGRTVAVKDNISTEGVRTTCGSEMLSDYVPPYDATVVSRLKDAGATIVGKANMDEFGMGTTTETSAFGPVTNPVDDDRVPGGSSGGSAAAVAAGDADLALGSDTGGSIRCPAAYCGVVGIKPTYGLVSRYGLVAYANSLEQIGPIANTVADAAELLSVIAGPDENDGTTRKAGADADYASAATGDVEGLTIGVPTQLVGGRERAGDDPAEGGETRAGADEAVVEVFEDALDEYRDAGAEIVEVSLPSVEYAVAAYYVIAMSEASSNLARFDGVRYGTSGGYDGNWNEAFSDAREEGFGDEVKRRVLLGTYALSAGYHDKYYKQAQEARAWVKQDFDEAFETVDVLASPTMPMLPPELGESLDDPLQMYLADANTVPVNLANLPAISVPAGESDGLPVGLQLVGPAFGEETIIRAGSLLA, from the coding sequence ATGTCGCACAACGCGTTCATCACCGAGACCGACATCGCGGGCGACGAGTCCGGCGTCCTCGACGGCCGCACGGTCGCCGTGAAGGACAACATCTCCACCGAGGGCGTCCGCACCACCTGCGGCTCGGAGATGCTCTCCGACTACGTCCCGCCCTACGACGCCACGGTCGTCTCCCGGCTCAAGGACGCCGGCGCGACCATCGTCGGGAAGGCGAACATGGACGAGTTCGGGATGGGGACCACCACGGAGACGTCCGCGTTCGGCCCCGTCACGAACCCCGTGGACGACGACCGCGTCCCCGGCGGCTCCTCCGGGGGAAGCGCGGCGGCGGTCGCGGCGGGCGACGCCGACCTCGCGCTCGGCAGCGACACCGGCGGCTCGATTCGCTGTCCCGCCGCCTACTGCGGCGTCGTCGGCATCAAACCCACGTACGGCCTCGTTTCGAGGTATGGCCTCGTCGCGTACGCGAACAGCCTCGAACAGATCGGCCCCATCGCGAACACCGTCGCGGACGCCGCCGAACTCCTCTCCGTCATCGCCGGCCCCGACGAGAACGACGGCACTACCCGGAAAGCGGGTGCTGACGCGGACTACGCGAGCGCCGCGACCGGCGACGTCGAGGGCCTGACCATCGGCGTGCCGACCCAGTTGGTCGGCGGCCGCGAGCGCGCGGGCGACGACCCCGCGGAGGGCGGTGAGACCCGCGCTGGCGCGGACGAGGCCGTGGTCGAGGTGTTCGAGGACGCGCTCGACGAGTACCGGGACGCGGGCGCGGAAATCGTCGAGGTCAGCCTGCCGTCGGTCGAGTACGCGGTCGCCGCGTACTACGTCATCGCCATGTCCGAGGCGTCCTCGAACCTCGCGCGGTTCGACGGCGTGCGCTACGGCACCTCGGGCGGCTACGACGGGAACTGGAACGAGGCGTTCTCGGACGCCCGCGAGGAGGGCTTCGGGGACGAAGTGAAACGCCGCGTCCTCCTCGGGACGTACGCGCTCTCCGCGGGCTACCACGACAAGTACTACAAGCAGGCGCAGGAGGCCCGCGCGTGGGTGAAACAGGACTTCGACGAGGCGTTCGAGACCGTGGACGTGCTCGCGTCCCCGACGATGCCGATGCTCCCGCCCGAACTCGGCGAAAGCCTCGACGACCCCCTCCAGATGTACCTCGCGGACGCGAACACGGTGCCGGTGAACCTCGCGAACCTCCCCGCAATCAGCGTGCCCGCGGGCGAGTCCGACGGCCTCCCGGTCGGCCTCCAGCTCGTCGGCCCGGCGTTCGGCGAGGAGACGATTATTCGCGCGGGCAGCCTGCTGGCCTAG
- a CDS encoding mechanosensitive ion channel family protein, with translation MLPGLLDWLAGLPPWLGVAALVTASFVAAVLVNEVGLRAVRRLTRRTGTTVDDALLRELRVPIPVTVAVAGAFLAPSVVPVTDATALVLRASALTAAALVWARTLARLGTQGLRAYDAHTDEGADFAPIFQNLWTFLVLVATAFVVLTVWEIEITPLLASAGIAGIAIGFAAKDTVANFFGSISLYVDGTYAVGDYVELDTGVAGTVQDISIRSTRILTRDNVVVTVPNAVLNSAQLTNHSAPVGKTRVKVPVGVAYGSDLDTVEECLLAAADAVELAASNPSPRARFRGFGDSALDYELLVWVPSPLHDGRATHELNRDIYARLDAAGVEIPFPQRDVRVRDADATPTLDAHGTTGEQKRRDAA, from the coding sequence ATGCTTCCCGGACTCCTCGACTGGCTCGCCGGCCTGCCGCCGTGGCTCGGCGTCGCCGCCCTCGTGACGGCGTCCTTCGTCGCGGCCGTGCTCGTGAACGAAGTCGGCCTGCGCGCCGTCCGCCGACTCACCCGCCGCACCGGCACGACCGTGGACGACGCGCTCCTCCGCGAACTCCGGGTTCCGATACCCGTGACCGTCGCCGTCGCGGGCGCGTTCCTCGCGCCCAGCGTCGTCCCCGTGACGGACGCGACCGCGCTCGTCCTGCGCGCGAGCGCGCTCACCGCCGCCGCGCTCGTCTGGGCGCGCACGCTCGCCCGCCTCGGAACCCAGGGGTTGCGCGCGTACGACGCGCACACCGACGAGGGCGCGGACTTCGCGCCCATCTTCCAGAACCTCTGGACGTTCCTCGTGCTCGTCGCGACCGCGTTCGTCGTGCTCACCGTCTGGGAGATAGAGATAACGCCCCTCCTCGCCTCCGCCGGCATCGCCGGTATTGCAATCGGGTTCGCCGCGAAGGACACGGTCGCGAACTTCTTCGGCTCCATCTCTCTCTACGTGGACGGCACGTACGCCGTCGGCGACTACGTCGAACTCGACACCGGCGTCGCCGGCACCGTCCAGGACATCTCGATTCGCTCCACGCGCATCCTCACCCGGGACAACGTCGTCGTCACCGTCCCGAACGCCGTCCTGAACTCCGCCCAGCTCACGAACCACTCCGCGCCTGTCGGGAAGACCCGCGTGAAAGTTCCGGTCGGCGTCGCGTACGGGAGCGACCTCGACACCGTCGAGGAGTGCCTGCTCGCCGCCGCGGACGCCGTCGAACTCGCCGCGAGCAATCCGAGTCCGCGGGCGCGCTTCCGCGGGTTCGGGGACTCGGCGCTCGACTACGAACTCCTCGTCTGGGTGCCGAGCCCGCTCCACGACGGCCGCGCGACCCACGAACTCAACCGCGATATCTACGCGCGCCTCGACGCCGCCGGCGTCGAGATACCGTTCCCGCAGCGCGATGTCCGCGTTCGCGACGCCGACGCGACGCCGACGCTCGACGCGCACGGAACGACCGGAGAACAGAAACGGCGGGACGCCGCCTAG
- a CDS encoding APC family permease produces the protein MGTEEPPAPSGENRAGEEPSAAPVGETTDEATVTDEGVELERTIGLVGGLAIGVGTMIGAGIFVFPGLAAEEAGPAAAASYAIGGVIALLVALPASELATAMPRSGGGYYFISRSLGSLAGAIVGISLWLGLVFASSFYLVGFGSYAVELLGRAGVALSWPVPPTTALGLVFGALLTAMSFTGTENTAKLQNAVVALLLVILSVFLGYGGLDALGVFGASSTPEAFAPFGLAPVFTTAALVFTSYLGFAQVATVAGEIKKPGRNLPLAMVGSVILVTVFYVATIFVATSAFGSKTLGGFGETAMVEVAGEFFGLPGVIAILLAGLLATVSSANASIMSSSRAVYALSRDALLPKKAGAINLKYGTPHVALAMAGVPVLVLVASGQTEVLAEVASFLHLVMYGLICVALFQMRRNTPEWYDPDFRVPAYRVVAGVGALASFGLIAFMQRLSQVIGVALMVAAAAWYYYYARDVSLKGVL, from the coding sequence ATGGGAACGGAGGAACCGCCGGCTCCGAGCGGTGAGAACCGCGCCGGCGAGGAACCGAGCGCCGCGCCGGTCGGCGAGACGACCGACGAGGCGACGGTCACGGACGAGGGCGTCGAACTCGAACGAACCATCGGGCTCGTCGGCGGGCTCGCCATCGGCGTCGGGACGATGATAGGCGCGGGAATCTTCGTCTTCCCCGGTTTGGCCGCGGAGGAGGCGGGGCCGGCGGCGGCCGCGTCGTACGCCATCGGCGGCGTCATCGCGTTGCTCGTCGCGCTCCCGGCGTCGGAGCTCGCGACGGCGATGCCGCGCTCCGGCGGCGGCTACTACTTCATCTCGCGGTCGCTCGGGTCGCTCGCGGGCGCAATCGTCGGCATCAGCCTCTGGCTCGGATTGGTGTTCGCGTCCTCGTTCTACCTCGTCGGGTTCGGGAGCTACGCCGTCGAACTCCTCGGGCGCGCGGGCGTCGCGCTCTCCTGGCCCGTCCCGCCGACGACCGCGCTCGGCCTCGTGTTCGGCGCGCTCCTCACCGCGATGAGCTTCACCGGCACGGAGAACACCGCGAAACTCCAGAACGCGGTCGTCGCGTTGCTCCTCGTGATTCTCTCGGTCTTCCTCGGATACGGCGGCCTCGACGCGCTCGGCGTGTTCGGCGCGTCCTCGACCCCGGAGGCGTTCGCGCCGTTCGGCCTCGCGCCCGTGTTCACCACTGCCGCGCTCGTGTTCACGTCCTACCTCGGGTTCGCGCAGGTCGCGACGGTCGCCGGCGAAATCAAGAAACCCGGCCGCAACCTCCCGCTCGCGATGGTCGGGTCGGTGATTCTCGTCACCGTCTTCTACGTCGCCACCATCTTCGTCGCGACGAGCGCGTTCGGCAGCAAGACCCTCGGCGGGTTCGGGGAGACGGCGATGGTCGAGGTCGCGGGCGAGTTCTTCGGCCTGCCCGGCGTCATCGCCATCCTCCTCGCGGGCCTGCTCGCCACCGTGTCGAGCGCGAACGCGTCCATCATGAGCTCCTCGCGCGCCGTCTACGCCTTGAGCCGGGACGCGCTCCTCCCGAAGAAGGCGGGCGCGATTAACCTGAAGTACGGGACGCCGCACGTCGCGCTCGCGATGGCGGGCGTCCCCGTCCTCGTGCTCGTCGCGTCCGGGCAGACCGAGGTGCTCGCGGAGGTCGCGTCCTTCCTCCACCTCGTGATGTACGGCCTCATCTGCGTCGCGCTGTTCCAGATGCGGCGGAACACGCCCGAGTGGTACGACCCCGACTTCCGCGTCCCCGCCTATCGCGTGGTCGCGGGCGTCGGCGCGCTCGCGAGTTTCGGCCTCATCGCGTTCATGCAACGGCTCTCACAGGTAATCGGCGTGGCCTTGATGGTCGCGGCGGCCGCGTGGTATTACTACTACGCCCGCGACGTCTCCCTCAAGGGGGTGCTCTGA